In Marinobacter sp. LQ44, the following are encoded in one genomic region:
- a CDS encoding pyruvate, water dikinase regulatory protein translates to MKRTAFFISDGTGLTAEALGHALLAQFEKIDFERITVPYIDDEEKAHDLVKRINKAAEVDGAAPLVLDTIVNSSIREIISTADGFMIDIFGTFLSPLEQELNSSSSYTVGKSHAINNEGSYERRINAVNFALDNDDGARTRHYSEADLILVGASRSGKTPTCLYLALQYGIKAANYPITEEDLEDQKLPAALRPHKEKIFGLTIEPERLATIRNERRPNSRYSSIQQCMHEIEEIELMYKRERIPYLNTTAYSVEEISTRIMVTTGLKRHR, encoded by the coding sequence ATGAAAAGAACCGCTTTTTTTATTTCGGACGGCACAGGCCTGACGGCGGAAGCACTCGGCCATGCCTTGCTTGCCCAGTTCGAGAAGATCGATTTTGAACGTATAACCGTGCCCTATATTGATGATGAAGAAAAGGCTCATGACCTGGTCAAACGCATCAACAAGGCTGCGGAGGTAGACGGTGCCGCGCCCCTGGTTCTCGATACCATCGTTAACAGCAGTATCCGGGAGATCATCAGTACCGCCGACGGCTTCATGATCGACATTTTTGGCACCTTCCTGAGCCCACTGGAGCAGGAACTTAACTCATCGTCGTCTTACACCGTGGGTAAGTCCCACGCCATCAATAACGAAGGCAGTTACGAGCGCCGGATCAACGCGGTGAATTTTGCACTGGATAACGACGATGGCGCTCGCACGCGACACTACAGCGAAGCGGACCTGATTCTGGTGGGCGCCTCCCGAAGTGGCAAGACACCGACGTGCCTCTACCTTGCGCTTCAATACGGCATCAAGGCGGCAAATTACCCCATTACTGAAGAAGATCTGGAGGATCAGAAACTGCCTGCGGCTCTGCGCCCCCACAAAGAGAAGATCTTCGGGCTGACGATTGAACCGGAACGACTGGCAACCATCCGGAATGAACGGCGACCGAACTCCCGCTACTCCTCGATTCAGCAGTGCATGCACGAAATCGAGGAAATTGAACTGATGTACAAGCGGGAACGCATTCCCTACCTGAACACGACGGCCTATTCGGTTGAGGAAATATCCACCCGTATCATGGTCACAACGGGGCTGAAGCGCCACCGGTAA
- the ppsA gene encoding phosphoenolpyruvate synthase: MEDYIIWFDHLGMSDVDRVGGKNASLGEMISNLANAGVTVPGGFATTAYAYREFLATDGLKDKIDQALDALDVNDVNELARVGAQIRQWVVDTPFPDSLDNALKEAFAKLQNGNEDMAVAVRSSATAEDLPDASFAGQQETFLNVSGLQQVRTSVKEVFASLFNDRAISYRVHHGFDHKLVALSAGIQKMVRSETASSGVMFTLDTESGFRDVVFITSSYGLGETVVQGAVNPDEFYVHKPTLEAGRPAVLRRNLGSKAIKMVYHSEPGEGQFVETVKVEQEDRNRFSITDAEVEELAKQAMIIEKHYQRPMDIEWAKDGDDGKIYIVQARPETVKSRASANVMERYLLKETGKVLVEGRSIGHKIGSGPVKIITSINEMDRVQPGDVLVTDMTDPDWEPVMKRASAIVTDRGGRTCHAAIIARELGIPAVVGCGDATELLKDGQDVTVSCAEGDTGMIYEGALDFELRENTVDSMPNIPFKIMMNVGNPDRAFDFQALPNEGVGLARLEFIINRMIGVHPKALLNYDGLPRDIKQTVDKRIAGYASPVDFYVDKLVEGISTLAAAFAPKKVIVRLSDFKSNEYANLIGGTLYEPDEENPMLGFRGASRYISETFRDCFELECRALKKVRNDMGLTNVEVMVPFVRTVGEAEQVVNLLAENGLKRGDNGLRVIMMCELPANAILAEQFLEHFDGFSIGSNDLTQLTLGLDRDSGIIAHLFDERNDAVKALLSNAIQACKKAGKYIGICGQGPSDHPDLAKWLMDEGIDTVSLNPDSVLDTWFFLADEKID, encoded by the coding sequence TTGGAAGATTACATCATCTGGTTTGACCACCTGGGAATGTCCGATGTTGACCGGGTTGGAGGCAAAAACGCTTCCCTCGGTGAAATGATCAGTAATCTCGCCAATGCAGGCGTTACCGTTCCCGGTGGTTTTGCCACCACTGCCTATGCCTACCGCGAGTTTCTGGCCACCGATGGCCTGAAAGACAAAATCGACCAGGCGCTCGATGCCCTTGATGTAAACGACGTTAACGAGCTTGCTCGTGTTGGCGCCCAGATTCGCCAATGGGTTGTTGATACTCCGTTCCCCGATAGCTTGGATAATGCCCTGAAAGAGGCGTTTGCGAAACTCCAGAATGGTAACGAAGACATGGCTGTGGCGGTTCGCTCGTCTGCCACTGCAGAAGACTTGCCGGATGCCTCCTTTGCCGGTCAGCAGGAAACCTTCCTCAATGTGTCTGGCCTTCAGCAGGTTCGCACCTCGGTCAAAGAGGTGTTTGCTTCCCTGTTCAATGACCGGGCGATTTCCTACCGTGTTCATCACGGCTTTGATCACAAGCTGGTGGCGCTGTCGGCGGGTATCCAGAAGATGGTTCGCAGTGAAACCGCCTCCAGCGGTGTGATGTTTACCCTGGATACCGAATCCGGGTTCCGCGATGTAGTGTTCATTACCTCGTCTTACGGTCTGGGTGAAACGGTCGTTCAGGGCGCGGTTAACCCGGATGAGTTTTACGTGCACAAGCCTACGCTTGAGGCTGGCCGCCCGGCGGTGCTGCGCCGGAACCTGGGCAGCAAGGCCATCAAGATGGTTTACCATTCTGAGCCGGGCGAAGGCCAGTTCGTGGAAACCGTCAAAGTGGAGCAGGAAGACCGTAACCGCTTCTCCATTACCGATGCGGAAGTGGAAGAGCTGGCCAAGCAGGCCATGATCATTGAAAAGCACTACCAGCGTCCGATGGACATCGAGTGGGCCAAAGACGGTGACGACGGCAAGATCTACATTGTTCAGGCCCGCCCTGAAACCGTGAAAAGCCGCGCCTCTGCCAACGTGATGGAACGCTACCTGCTGAAAGAGACCGGTAAGGTGCTGGTGGAAGGCCGCAGCATCGGCCACAAGATCGGCAGTGGTCCGGTCAAGATTATCACCAGCATTAACGAGATGGACCGCGTTCAACCCGGCGATGTGCTGGTCACCGATATGACCGACCCGGATTGGGAACCGGTCATGAAGCGCGCTTCCGCCATCGTCACCGACCGAGGTGGCCGTACCTGTCACGCTGCGATCATCGCCCGTGAGCTGGGTATTCCTGCGGTTGTGGGTTGCGGCGATGCGACCGAATTGCTGAAAGATGGCCAGGACGTCACCGTATCCTGTGCCGAAGGCGACACTGGCATGATCTATGAAGGTGCCCTGGACTTCGAGCTACGGGAAAACACCGTGGATTCCATGCCCAACATTCCGTTCAAGATCATGATGAATGTGGGCAACCCGGACCGGGCCTTTGACTTCCAGGCGCTGCCCAACGAAGGTGTTGGCCTGGCTCGCCTTGAGTTCATTATCAACCGCATGATCGGTGTTCATCCAAAGGCGTTGCTGAACTACGACGGCCTGCCCCGTGATATCAAGCAAACGGTCGACAAACGTATTGCCGGCTACGCATCCCCGGTGGATTTCTACGTCGACAAGCTGGTTGAAGGTATTTCGACTCTGGCCGCAGCATTTGCGCCGAAGAAAGTGATTGTGCGGTTGTCTGACTTCAAATCCAACGAGTACGCCAACCTGATTGGTGGCACCCTGTATGAGCCGGACGAAGAAAACCCGATGCTGGGCTTCCGCGGCGCATCCCGTTATATCTCCGAAACCTTCCGCGACTGTTTCGAACTGGAGTGTCGGGCGCTCAAGAAAGTCCGTAACGACATGGGCCTGACCAACGTTGAGGTGATGGTACCGTTCGTACGCACCGTGGGCGAGGCCGAACAGGTGGTTAACCTGCTTGCGGAGAACGGGCTCAAGCGGGGTGACAACGGTTTGCGGGTGATTATGATGTGTGAGCTGCCAGCCAACGCGATCCTGGCTGAACAGTTCCTGGAGCACTTTGACGGTTTCTCAATTGGCTCCAACGATCTGACGCAGCTGACTCTGGGCCTCGATCGGGATTCCGGCATCATTGCGCATCTGTTTGACGAGCGGAACGATGCCGTCAAAGCCCTTTTGTCCAACGCTATCCAGGCCTGCAAAAAGGCTGGAAAGTACATCGGCATCTGCGGTCAGGGACCGTCTGATCATCCGGACCTGGCCAAGTGGCTGATGGACGAGGGTATTGATACGGTATCCCTGAACCCGGATTCCGTGCTGGATACCTGGTTCTTCCTGGCAGACGAGAAGATTGACTGA
- the rraA gene encoding ribonuclease E activity regulator RraA, with translation MSKIITPDLCDEFPEVQVVEPGFNNYGGVRQFGGEIVTVKCFEDNSVVKEQVGLPGNGRVMVVDGGASKRNALLGDMLAEKAAENGWAGLIIYGCIRDVDEIGQTHLGVQALGTVPRKTEKRGIGDLNIPVTFHGVTFHPGHYVYADNNGIIVSEKPLV, from the coding sequence GTGAGCAAGATCATTACGCCGGATCTGTGCGACGAGTTTCCGGAAGTGCAGGTGGTTGAGCCTGGCTTCAATAATTACGGTGGTGTGCGCCAGTTTGGCGGCGAAATCGTTACCGTGAAGTGCTTTGAAGACAACTCCGTGGTCAAGGAGCAGGTAGGCCTGCCGGGCAACGGTCGAGTAATGGTGGTAGATGGTGGTGCGTCCAAGCGCAATGCGTTGCTGGGCGACATGCTGGCTGAGAAAGCCGCTGAGAATGGTTGGGCCGGGCTGATTATTTATGGCTGCATCCGGGACGTGGACGAGATTGGCCAGACCCATCTGGGGGTTCAGGCGCTGGGCACGGTTCCCCGGAAGACTGAAAAGCGTGGTATCGGTGACCTGAACATTCCGGTTACCTTCCACGGCGTGACCTTCCACCCGGGCCACTACGTGTACGCCGATAACAATGGCATCATCGTATCCGAGAAGCCCCTGGTTTGA
- a CDS encoding PilZ domain-containing protein, which produces MKDYSEKRDFHRMQVNSRIEITNARGDTFTGICRDLSAAGMQLFVDDAIPVGSELRTRLEGADNQLPPLETVCEVIRCEPEGDGYLIGVNITEVTQ; this is translated from the coding sequence ATGAAAGATTACTCAGAAAAGCGGGACTTTCACCGGATGCAGGTAAACAGCCGCATTGAAATCACCAATGCCAGGGGCGATACATTCACCGGTATCTGCCGGGACCTGAGCGCCGCTGGCATGCAGCTGTTCGTGGACGATGCGATCCCCGTAGGCAGTGAACTCAGAACCCGCCTGGAAGGCGCAGATAACCAGCTTCCGCCCCTGGAGACCGTGTGTGAGGTCATCCGTTGCGAACCGGAGGGCGACGGTTATCTGATCGGCGTCAACATCACAGAAGTCACCCAATAG